A segment of the Mastacembelus armatus chromosome 7, fMasArm1.2, whole genome shotgun sequence genome:
TTGACCCAGGGTCTCCTACCAGGTGGCCATGCCCAGAAAAGCTTTAGTGTAAGTTACTCCGGAGGATCCTACTCAGACACCTGACTCACCTGGCTCCTTTCAAAAGACGTTTGAGCTCCTCATCCTCTGAGACTGAGGCCTGACAGAGGAAACTTATTTCAGCTCAGTCTCTGGCTCACCACCCACAACCTCTGACCACAGGTGGAGGGATCACCTGATAAACTGTAACCTTTGCCTTCCAGCTCAGCTCCAGCTCAGAACTGTGACCTGGAGACACCGTATTTAGCTCACACCCAACCCAAGCCCAGCAATCCACTGGTTATCCAAATGCTACTGGGCTCATTGGGCAGGTCTAAattctacagcagcagaaaagtgGGTTCAGTTTTCCAGTTTTGCGTTATTGACTTTTACATGAAAAATCAAGCAGACATGAAACTGCAGCTCAATGGGAACATACCtggctgcagaaaacacagtgtgtgttactATGTGTTTAGTTTCATGATGGATtcttgacttcctgttttggacatgaattttgtttttcacgTGCTAAGATTGTGATGATGTGAAGACTGTGGTGTGTCACACTGTCTCCTCACAGCAGCAGGTTGCAGATCTGAACActggtggacccggggcctttctgtgtggagtctgcatgtgttccctgtgtctgtgtgttttctcttcccacagtccaaacacatgcaggttaggttggttggtgactctaaattgcccgtagatGTgacctgcctctcacccactgcatgctgggattgggtcctgccccctgtgaccctggatagcAGGAAGAAGTGAtagatgatgatgtgtgtgaatCTATAATCAGTAGATGTTTCTGTTCAGTTGGCTTCCAGTGTTTTATTGATCACTGCTCATATTCTTagaataaagttgatcttattATTCCAGGCAGTTGTTTATCAGGCTGATAGAAAGACATTCTATCAGCTCATAGTCAGTGAATTGGTGATAAACAAACAGATGATACTGAGTTTAACTTTTCACtcactgctgtttgtccttCACTACTGACTGTGAACACTTGTCATTTCCTTTTCAGCCAGAGACACCTCAGTTTCACTTTCATCAAAGTCTGTGACTGTGttgctgtttccactgttttatCCATTTAGAAGCCCAGCACCAACATAGCTTCTTAAAACCTCACACAGTGGACCAGTAAGTGAGGACAACCAGAAGTGAGGATGCCCAGAAATAGCACAATATGTACTGGTCAGTCCAACAGACCACTGGTTGCCACACAAACCTAATGACAATGCATGTATTATCGTAGGAAAGCATTAAACCAGATAATGTGAGGAGTCAGAAACAGCAGTGTCAGTGGAATGCAGGTGGTAGTCTGTGGATCAGGGAGGGGAGAGATCTTAAAGAGCTGAGAaagaatggtttgttttttcaatCTGAAAGGAAAAGTTTAGAGGTTTCCAGCACAGTGCTATAACTGACTGatccagcaggtggcagcaatGTAACAGAATATGACACGTGAGATGTGGGTTCAGGCTGGTTGATTTGACAGATTCCTGTCTGCTGAAACTTTTCTGCCTGAGGACACGAGGCTGAGCTCTGTCTCTGTAGTTATGGTCCAGACCATGGACTGCTTTAAATCGGTTAACTCTTAAAGGTATTTATACAGCCGACTGATATGCAGTGAAGAGAGGGTTAAGAAAGTTGATATGATCATGTCTGTAGCAAGCATGAGATTATTTTTTGTCTTAACCCTGAAATAAAACGACAAGAAGTGAACCAAGACAAAACTAAAATGCTATGTGCTTCTCATGATCTGATCAACAGAGAAAAGTCCTGACTACTGAGATGTTGCTCATTTGATAAAGTCATGACTGAATGACTTATTTCTTTTGGTTATTGCAATGCCTGTAGATGTAGATATCTCTTGGTCATAACCTGTCAATACACCTCCACTTACCAGTCCCCCCTGATCCTTTGGGAACACCACAGCTCAGTGGGGCTGCTGATGAGTCTAGTGCAGTGCCCCTGATCCCAACACTTTTCAGTGTGATCCAATAAAATAGAATGAATGAAACATCTTTAGTAACTTTATGACAGACAGTTTCAGTTCTCCAAGGTAAATCCTGGTGCAGATGGGGAGGAGCCTGGAGCTGTGAGTGGACTCAATCATTTAGAGAAGTGAAGAGTTCCTGGTTTGTCAGTCAAGAAGAAAGAGGGGAGCCTCAACATGAAACTTCTTCACACTTTGgtcatcctcttcttcctctgtgagTATGTCCACTCTGTtctgacttttctttctttatcacATTTGGTTCATGGGGTTAAAGGTGAGGATCAGTCAGCTGCGAGCTACACAATAGTTGCTTCTTTTCCATCTCACAATTAGTTATTTTCACCATCACTTCACCaaccttttcttttgtctcagAGTTGGGGTTAAAACTTACCATAGTCCAGGGTCATCTTTTTAGATGCTTATTTTATTGTCCATTCAGGCTCAAAGCTCAGGTCTGACTGAGAGGTGCTGTCTGTTCTGAGAAATGGGAACTGTGTGAAAGAGAAGATGATGAAAGTCACAGAGCTGCTGAGCTGTGTCTTAACTTTTTGTGTTTACTGACGGTGACACACACTCTCCATTTTTGACAAACTTACTGGGGTCTgagcagagaaaaggagaagagaggcaatgaaaacataaaatgatgtgGAGCTTtgacacagaaacaggaagaccAAAAAGTGATGAAAGAACATAACATGTTAAACATGTTAAATCCCACATTCACACCCACTGATACTCAGACttaccaaaaataaatatacttaaAGTTTATTTGATGGAGTAAACTAAAATGAAGTTTCAGTCATAAGTATACTAATATTAATATAACAGtagtattttaattattttaaggGTACCATTTAAGACGTTTTGGGACTAAACTggccttttttttgtttttaaagtataCTTTTAGGTATATATTAGGTATAAGTGTAGAAAAGTATGAGTACACAAATCGTTTATATCTAAGTACTTCAACTGTACTGTGTATTGAACCTGCTGGAACCAATTATATGCTTCCCTTTTGATTTGTTTATAAAAGCATATGTCTTTAGCAATAAGCCATAACAACTATGTGTAACTGCAGTATATCAGGTACTGGCCTGGATGGAAAGATATGAAAACTTCACAGTTTGAACAGATTCTCTTTTAATCTGACAAGCAGGTCAAAATAAGTTCAACattaatgaaataaacacatacactgtctcacatacacacaccacaaaagGAACAGAACTgaataatatgaaaatacacACTTTCTATCCTtggggcatgctgggaaatctctccagtctacacacacacactggtatgCTGTATAGTGTACTGTAAGTGTACAatgtataattttgttttgtatatctttaagtacagtgggtacggaaagtattcagacccctttcaatttttcactctttgtgtcattgctgccatttgccaaaatccaaaaagttcattttatttctcattaatgtacactcagcaccccatcttgacagaaaaaaacagaaatgtagaaatttttgcaaatttattaaaaaagaaaaactgaaatatcacatggtcataagtattcagaccctttgcagtgacactcatatttaactcacatgctgtccatttcttctgatcctccttgagatatttctgctccttcattggagtccagctgtgtttaattaaactgattggacttgattaggaaaggcacacacctgtctatataaatgaccttacagctcacagtgcatgtcagagcaaatgagaatcatgaggtcgaaggaactgcccaaggagctcagagacagaattgtggcaaggcacagatctggccaaggttacaaaagaatttctgcagcactcaaggttcctaagagcacagtggccttcataatcctcaaatggaaaaagtttgggacgaccagaactcttcctagacctggccgtccagccaaactgagcaatcgtgggagaagagccttggtgagagaggtaaagaagaacccaaagatcactgtggctgagctccagagatgcagtagggagatgggagaaagttccacaaagtcaactatcactgcagccctccaccagtcggggctttatggcagcgtggcccgacagaagcctctcctcagtgcaagacacatgaaagcccgcatagagtttgccaaaaaacacatgaaggactcccagaccatgagaaataagattctctggtctgatgagaccaagattgaactttttggcgttaattctaagcggtatgtgtggagaaaaccaggcactgctcatcacctgcccaatacaatccctacagtgaaacatggtgatgggagcatcatgttgtgggggtgtttttcagctgcagggacaggacgactggttgcaattgaaggaaagatgaatgcggccaagtacagagatatcctggaagaaaacctcttccaagagtgctcaggacctcagactgggccgaaggttcacctttcaacaggacaatgaccataagcacacagctaaaataacaaaggagtggcttcggaacaactctgtgaccgttcttgactggcccagccagagccctgacataaacccaattgagcatctctggagagacctgaaaatggctgtccaccaaccttcaccatccaacctgacagaactggagaggatctgcaaggaagaatggcagaggatccccaaatccaggtgtgaaaaacttgttgcatcattcccaagacgaactcatggctgtactagctcaaaagggtgcttctactcaatactgagcacagggtctgaatacttatgaccatgtgatatttcagtttttcttttttaataaatttgcaaaaatttctacatttctgtttttttttctgtcaagatggggtgctgagtgtacattaatgagaaataaaatgaacttttttgattttgggaaacggctgcaatgacacaaagagtgaaaaattgaaaggggtctgaatactttccgtacccactgtacatacaaaGTAAACTGTAGTATTTTCCTAATTTAAGTTTAAAAGAAGTATACTCATAGTAAACTTGTTTAAAGCTCTTTTTTATAAGGGCAGTCACTGACTGGGTGAactgggcagctcccagtgTGAAGTACAGGTATTAACTACTGGTTGTTGACTGTCTCTACAGCTCTGCAGGACAGAAGCACAGCACAAAGCATCACCTATATAGGAACTACAGGAGGACAAATCACAGTGAAATGTTCTGAGTCTTTTCAGACAAGCTGGAAGACGTTCTGTAAGGATCCCTGTAACAGGAACATTCTCATCCAAACTACTGGTGTCAGAGCTCACAGCGGCAGATACAGCATCAAATATGAGCGAGGACATTTTTCTGTGAGCATCACTGAGCTGATCAAGTCTGACTCAGGACGGTACAGGTGTGGGGTGTCATCAGCTCCATATGTGGAGTTTGGAATCACTGTTGTAGATGGTGAGTTTCTGTGAACTGGTGCAGTCACAGACTGGGTGAATTGGGAAGCTCCCAGTGTGACTGTGGATCACATTGCTGTGGTCAGACTacagtactgtaaatacagATAGTAActcttgtttgtgtttccaaCAGCACTGCTGGAAGGAGACTATGATCCTGCAGAAAGGCCCATCCACACCAGGACTGGAGGAGATCTGACTGTTGCATGTTCCTTTGCTTTTCCTGGAAGCATGAAGTTGTTCTGTAAGGGAGAGTGTGATGAAGGAGACGTTCTTGTTAGAACAGGAGATGACTCAGCTACAAGTGACAGATACAGCATAGAACATACAAGAGCATCTGGTAGAggagtctttctgtttgtgACCATCACACAGCTGAGACAGTCTGACTCAGGATGGTACAGCTGTGCTCTGGGAAGGACTATCCTTCCTGACTCATCCTGGGAATTTAATGTGATTGTCACAGATGGTGAGTTTCTGCTGCAGGATCTTTGTACCGTTCACTGACAGCTGCACTTTGAACACCTGAAGtgccaaacatgtttttagatttaaagtgttttgctgagtatttggaaaaaaaaaaacttatttcagATCAGTTTTTTTCAGGATTTCTTTGTCTCAGCTGGTTCTGGTTTCCCTGCATCCACAGCTCCACATGAGACTCCTGGTCCTTTGTCAACATCAGTCCTGTCAACATCAGTCCCATCAACCTCCACAGGTTTTACAGAGCTCAGCAGCCACTCTGAGCAGCCGCACACAGCTGGAGGTACGTCTGATTGTTGGTTATTATCTCAGATAAAAAGCTTCACTGTAACTGGAGGATGAAGCTCATTTTGGTTCCAGCACCTGGAAACCTGCGGTAGGCGAACACATGACATTACAGCTGTTCTGAGGGTGGGTAAATTGTTGTCTGGAACTGTTATATGACTttacagccaatcagaaatTAGTATTTCCCATATAAGGCAGGTGAAATATGTCCCACTCCAACAGAGACTGATCAGACCGTTCATGACAAAGTCTCACCTGCAATTTGAATAATAAATGGTTATATTTGGGCCTCGTCCACCTGACGGTCTGGCCCAGGGCCCACAGGAAGTGTGATGTCAGAAGTGACTCTGCTGTATGTGGGCCTGACTCTGCTCggcactgtgctgctgctgtctctggGTGTGCTCCTTCTCTGCAGGAGGAGGTTTGCCCAACACAAAGGTGAGgcaacaggaaacacacaaccacacactgacatatgTGGTGTTTGTAAAATCAACTGAAATAATTCACTTACAACAGCGTGTGTAGtcagaggacagaaaaacaatgagcaCATTTTAAACCTGTGTCCCATCTGCCAACTTTGAATTGAATCAGTGTCACGGTTCTGTGTTTCAGACGCTCCTGTGGAACCACAGTCTGCTCCAGTCACAGAGGTGAGTTtcagcattttcaaattgtGGAAGCAGCTGAGATCGATAGAAAccatttcctcctcctgtccgGCAGCACATCCAAACGGACCAAGACTTCAGAGAGCAGCACAGTCGAGGCAGAGAGCCCCCTGTGGAAATCTCTTCCATCTACACTTACGCCAAATACACCGGACCAGACGGAATCGAAGCTGACCACGAATACAGTTCTGTCCCTGCAGCCTGGCCTCAACACGAGGTAAGACCAGTTAGCAAACAGCCACAAAACAGTCAGTAAACATTCAGGAAACACTTGGCAAACAGCTAATAAACAGTCAGCAATCAATCAGGAAAAAGCCAGTAAACATCAAACAGCCagcaaacacaggaaacaatCAGCCAACACTCAAGAGACCACCAGGTCAACAAACAGCCTGAATCCTATAAAACTCGACTTtgatttttagatgttttacaAACTTTTTAGTCCACACCTGAGAATTTCTTTCATAATAACTTTCATTTTGGTTAAATTACAGTTTGTTGTTGCTGGATGTGGAAAAACTAGTAGTTTCAAAGGAAACTACATGTTTTTCTGAAGTCAGAaccagaagaaaagaaaaacagcatctgGACTTTGGTTAATGGTCCAGGCTGGATCACTGCTGCTGCCCCTGTTCACCTGTTCCCATGACAGGGAATTAGCATTGACTGGTCCATGGAAACCATGGTCACTACAGCTcgtccataacaaacaccattgCCGGAAGTAAGTCAGACAGTCCCAGTGCATGTCGGAGTCCAGCaaggctgccctttgtcactggttctgttcattatttttatggacaaaaTTTataggcacagccaggggccagagggagtccggtttggggaccacaggattccatttctgctttttgcatatgatgatgtcctgttggctctatcgagccaggaccttcagcatgcactgtggtggtttgcaaccgagtgtaAAGCGGCTgagatgagaatcagcacctccaagtccgaggccatcATTCTCAACCCAAAATAGatggcttgccatctccaggtcaggggagagatcctgcctcaggtggaggagtataagtatcttgggatcttgttcgcgagtgagggaaggacggagcgTGAGCttgacagatggatcggtgcatcggcagcagcaatgcggttGACGTACcagtccattgtggtgaagtCGGCTCAGTTCTctatttaccggtcaatctgCGTTCTGACTCTCACcgatggtcatgagctctgggtcataaccgaaaggacaagatctcggatacaggcggctgaaatgagcttccttaGTAGGGTGGCCGGACgttcccttagagatagggtgaggagctcggagtagagctactccacatcgagaggatccagctgaggtggctcgggcatctgtacAAGATTCCTCCTGGACGCCTCTCTGcggaggtgttctgggcatgtccccACTGGGACGAGACCCCAGGGAAGACTCAGGACATGCTATAGGGACTATGATTGGTAGAAACAGACACTCTGccctttaacctttaacctctgtgtgttttctatgtCAGGCTGAAGATGACCTCAATGAACTCACCTACACAAAGGTGGATTTCTCCAGCAGGACAGCCGGCTCGCTTCACAGTGCCCCCCGTGGTCGGCAGGACGACGTCATCTACTCTGAGCCCCGGGTGGCAGCGAACTGTGATTCCAGCCAGGCCGGAGACGATCCGCCTCTGTATGCCACTATTGGCACCTGTCAGCTTTAACTGTAGACATGGGCGTAAATTTCATTTaacagtgggggggggggcaataaatataaaatttctCATGAGCTATTTTAGCAATATTTTAGCATGGAGACTGCGCCATTAT
Coding sequences within it:
- the LOC113146096 gene encoding uncharacterized protein LOC113146096, which gives rise to MKLLHTLVILFFLSLQDRSTAQSITYIGTTGGQITVKCSESFQTSWKTFCKDPCNRNILIQTTGVRAHSGRYSIKYERGHFSVSITELIKSDSGRYRCGVSSAPYVEFGITVVDALLEGDYDPAERPIHTRTGGDLTVACSFAFPGSMKLFCKGECDEGDVLVRTGDDSATSDRYSIEHTRASGRGVFLFVTITQLRQSDSGWYSCALGRTILPDSSWEFNVIVTDAPHETPGPLSTSVLSTSVPSTSTGFTELSSHSEQPHTAGGPTGSVMSEVTLLYVGLTLLGTVLLLSLGVLLLCRRRFAQHKDAPVEPQSAPVTEHIQTDQDFREQHSRGREPPVEISSIYTYAKYTGPDGIEADHEYSSVPAAWPQHEAEDDLNELTYTKVDFSSRTAGSLHSAPRGRQDDVIYSEPRVAANCDSSQAGDDPPLYATIGTCQL